A single region of the Lycium barbarum isolate Lr01 chromosome 2, ASM1917538v2, whole genome shotgun sequence genome encodes:
- the LOC132628924 gene encoding uncharacterized protein LOC132628924 — translation MAKAYTQDEFDELMLKVQKVDMRVAEYLDEASRDRWARVYAIVNRGGKMTSNIAECINKHLLAARELPICDFLEEIEPSTEFVYTVHDGRRRFIINLSNKTCNCRMSQLDEIPCPHAWAVIKQKHLVVDYYCSDLFKPETVVKTYDIVADPLLDECEWKIPKDILDEVVLLPRYKRSLGRPKKRRDKPLHELMAGKKKTRLQYLWTTWTQQAFMRF, via the exons ATGGCAAAAGCATATACGCAAGATGAGTTTGATGAGTTGATGCTTAAAGTTCAGAAAGTAGATATGCGGGTTGCAGAGTATTTGGATGAAGCTAGTAGGGATAGGTGGGCTAGAGTTTATGCAATTGTTAACCGAGGTGGGAAAATGACCTCTAACATTGCGGAGTGTATTAACAAACATCTTCTAGCTGCTAGAGAACTGCCGATATGTGACTTTCTGGAAGAG ATTGAACCATCAACAGAATTTGTGTACACGGTACATGATGGACGAAGGCGTTTCATTATTAATCTGAGTAACAAAACATGCAATTGTCGTATGTCTCAATTAGACGAAATCCCATGTCCGCATGCATGGGCTGTTATAAAACAGAAACATTTGGTTGTTGATTATTATTGCTCTGATTTATTCAAGCCAGAGACAGTTGTAAAGACATACGATATTGTTGCGGATCCTCTACTAGACGAGTGTGAATGGAAAATTCCAAAAGACATCTTGGATGAAGTGGTGTTGCTGCCGAGATACAAAAGATCACTTGGTAGGCCAAAGAAGAGGCGTGACAAACCTTTACATGAATTAatggctggaaaaaaaaagacACGCTTGCAGTACTTGTGGACAACTTGGACACAACAAGCATTCATGCGGTTTTGA